One window of the Candidatus Microbacterium colombiense genome contains the following:
- a CDS encoding YggT family protein yields MQLVSVLASIVHLVLLLYIVVLFARLILDYIPMFNREWRPKGFGLVAAEAAYSLTDPPIRFFRRIIPPLRIGSLSLDFGFALTMLIVLILMNIVRVFI; encoded by the coding sequence GTGCAGCTGGTCTCCGTCCTCGCGAGCATCGTCCATCTGGTACTGCTGCTCTACATCGTCGTGCTCTTTGCGCGTCTGATCCTCGACTACATCCCGATGTTCAACCGGGAGTGGCGTCCGAAGGGCTTCGGCCTGGTCGCAGCTGAGGCGGCGTATTCGCTGACCGATCCGCCCATCCGGTTCTTCCGGCGGATCATCCCGCCTTTGCGCATCGGTTCGCTCTCGCTCGATTTCGGCTTCGCGCTCACGATGCTGATCGTGCTCATCCTCATGAACATCGTCCGCGTCTTCATCTGA
- the sepF gene encoding cell division protein SepF: MGNPLKKTMVYLGLADEEEAYEEEQQAPARAHRDRDRDREEPTPAPVTPLRRPVAVRQPAAGAVNEILTVHPKQYRDAQLIAESFREGVPVIINLSQMSDADARRLIDFASGLSLGLYGRIERVTSKVFLLSPENIAVSGHGGIAHADAESAGFDQS; encoded by the coding sequence ATGGGTAACCCGCTGAAGAAGACCATGGTGTATCTCGGCCTCGCCGATGAGGAAGAAGCCTATGAAGAAGAGCAGCAGGCTCCAGCCCGCGCTCACCGCGACCGTGACCGCGACCGCGAGGAGCCCACGCCAGCTCCCGTCACGCCTCTGCGTCGCCCCGTCGCCGTGCGACAGCCTGCGGCAGGCGCTGTGAACGAGATCCTCACCGTCCACCCCAAGCAGTACCGCGATGCTCAGCTCATCGCGGAGAGCTTCCGCGAGGGCGTTCCGGTGATCATCAACCTGTCGCAGATGAGCGATGCCGACGCGCGACGTCTGATCGACTTCGCCAGTGGTCTCTCGCTCGGGCTTTACGGCCGCATCGAACGAGTGACGTCCAAGGTCTTCCTCCTGTCGCCGGAGAACATCGCCGTGTCCGGACACGGCGGCATCGCGCACGCAGACGCCGAGTCCGCGGGCTTCGATCAGTCGTAG
- a CDS encoding YggS family pyridoxal phosphate-dependent enzyme has protein sequence MSELAARLSAIDEKIADAARRVGRDPAEITRIVVTKFHPASLVSELQTLGVREVGENRQQELSAKQAELQDLDLRWHFIGQAQTNKASAIRRSADVVHSLDRDRLADALHRAAEDDDPLDVLLQVNLTADHGRGGVAPAAASALAEHVLSLPSLRLRGVMAVAPLDEEPASAFARLRGVADEVRMLASDATWISAGMTGDFVEAISAGATHLRIGSAITGPRPDRG, from the coding sequence GTGAGCGAGCTGGCAGCGCGGCTGTCGGCGATCGATGAGAAGATCGCCGACGCCGCGCGCCGCGTCGGACGTGACCCGGCGGAGATCACCCGCATCGTCGTGACGAAGTTCCACCCGGCGTCGCTCGTGAGCGAGCTGCAGACGCTGGGCGTGCGCGAGGTCGGCGAGAACCGCCAGCAGGAGCTGAGTGCCAAGCAGGCCGAGCTCCAGGACCTCGACCTGCGTTGGCACTTCATCGGACAGGCGCAAACGAACAAGGCGTCGGCGATCCGTCGGAGCGCCGACGTCGTGCACTCGCTCGACCGCGATCGATTGGCGGATGCTCTGCACCGGGCGGCGGAAGACGACGATCCGCTCGACGTCCTGCTGCAGGTCAATCTCACCGCCGATCACGGCCGAGGGGGTGTCGCCCCCGCGGCGGCGTCCGCACTCGCGGAGCATGTGCTCTCGCTCCCGTCGCTGCGGCTGCGCGGCGTCATGGCCGTGGCTCCTCTCGATGAGGAACCGGCATCCGCGTTCGCGCGCCTGCGCGGCGTCGCCGACGAGGTGCGCATGCTCGCCTCCGACGCCACATGGATCTCCGCCGGCATGACGGGTGACTTCGTCGAAGCCATCTCGGCGGGTGCGACACACCTGCGGATCGGCTCCGCAATCACGGGACCCCGGCCCGACCGGGGTTAA